Within Trichoderma atroviride chromosome 2, complete sequence, the genomic segment GTGTAGGCGTCTTCGCTGGCCTGGTTGATGTCGACTTCGGGTGGCCTTTGGCCTGCGAGCTGGATGATTCTGTATCCTAGACCTGGCGCTCGGGGGTCTTCAAAGACAATCCTGGATTCGTCCGATGCAATGTCGAGCTTCCCGCCAGTGGTATCGTCCCATGCATGCCATACGGCTACTTCGCCCGCATCTACCGGTCGGAGAGCTATCTTGGCCCTGAGCTTGTATCGCTTGATATACTTGGTCAACGCATTGATCTGCGCTGAATCCACCTCGATCAAGAAGCCATTCTCCTCTTGCGTCGCGCCTCGAACCGGATAGATGAAGACATCATGGAGCACCCTCCCCGTGGCATTCAAAAATCCCGTATAAAAGGCATCGGTCCGAGGCTCGCCCTTGTTCGACACCACGTTGGCCGTGATGATGCCCTGCAGAAACTTGGCCGCGTCGGGACCGGATACCGAGAGCAGCTGCCTCGAGGACAGGGCAGCCAGGCCTGAGGACGGTGGCCGAGCCGGCGTGGCTATCGAGCTGGCGAATCGGccgcgctgctgcttgcaGTTGCGGCAGACGAAATTGGGAGAAAAGTCATTGAGCAACGAACGCCTCGCGAGGCTTCGCACTATCGGTATCGGGGCCATCGGCGGGTATGTTTTTTGTATGCTTAAAGAGAGATGTTCGATATCATGGAGCCGCGAAGGCCTATTGAAAGTGGATAAGCTCTTGACGAAACCCTTTTGACAGGcatagaagagaaagaaaaaaaaaaaaaaaaagagctagAAAGAGCTCTGGCAGCTGATGACGCAGTGAAGGTGGGAAGATCGGAGACCGAAACCGCCTGAAGCCGAAAAATCAGGTAGCTGTGATCGGATGGTGGGGAACGTGGAGCGGTGGGGATACCCGGGCCCTTGGACCGAGCACAGCCGCTCTATGTGACTTACAAGTACACAAAAAAATGACAAATGATTTTGGTAGAATGGATGCCGGTTGAAAGAAGAATTGATGAATTATTGACAAAGTGAGGCCGTGATACTTGAGTCAGTCACCTTATGGCGGGTGAAAAGTCTTACAAGCGTTCTTCAACGAATCAAGGCATTGAAAGGAACGCATGAGCTTGGGTAACAGTTCACGGCCTCAGTCTGCTCAAACCTGATGCTGGATAGTTCATATATACTCATGATACACATTATATGTTTTATTCAGTTACCCCCCTATTACCATTGGTTTCATGAGAATACCTCAAAGGCCGAGGGCCGCACATGGCCTCGGAAGCAGTCGTGATTTCTTGCGCCTCCAAGATACTCAAGTAGACGTCTAGCTATGCAGTCAGCAAGCTGAAATATCATGATATATGAGGATAGTCCCCTAGTCATATACATACTAGCCATCTTCCATCTAGTAGCAATATCTCGCAACAGGTCCTTAAAGAGCGATATATGCTCAGCTGCGATGCTATCAGGAGCTCCTTGTCCCATCCTAATCAGAAGCAATGCTGCCTGATACGATACGTGGGCTAAAAATGGAGTTGCGACCAGCACGGAAGTGGTATCTACCATCTGATCTCGAAAGCCTTGACAAGTTGTAGCAATGTAGTCCAGAGATGATAGAGTCTCCTCCCAGGTGTCTGTCGCTGAGACGATGTTGGGTACATCGCTCATGTTATTGCTATTTACTCGCCATTGATACtcttgaagaaggaataTAGTACTGCCAAAGGTCATCAGAAGTCAGCGCGCCTTGCTCACATAGCTCGATGCTCGATGCTGGGTCCACTGCTTACCTAGAGCAAATAGATAGTTGGGGACAGAAGCCGGCGCATATCCTCAGCTCTCTAGCATCAGCTTCGGCATTTGAAACAGTCATTAATGCAAACAACGTTCGTCTTAATTGAGCCATCTGCTGGCTTCTCTCGATTGCGCTTTGTTGGTTATCCGGGCTCACAAGGTCGAGAGCCTGGCTGAGCATATAGGTGGCCTGCCCAAACCGGGAAAACATGCCCATTTCGAGAGTAAATGCTTGGGATATGGTGTAAAAGTCGCTCACTTTAAGCGTCTAACAGTCAGTTAGGTCGAATTATACGCAACAGGCTGGTGGAAAGGCGGGCAAATCTTACGCCGTCGTCCCACAACTTGTCATCAACCGGAAGCAAGTCGTCAAACGTCGGAGTCTTGGTTGCGAGCGACCTGCCAGGTTTACAGATGTTCAAAAATCTGTAAATTTAGTCACATAAAATTCGAATGCTCCGTATATACGATGTATTGTAATTGGACTTACCGatccaagaagagaatgatCCACCAGGCACGTCTTCGTTCTTCAACTTCAGACAGTGTGCGAGAATTCCCATAGCCACCAGATGTATCGTCGTCTCTCAGCTGATCGACACCAATTGCTGTGGCATACCGCGCGCAAGAGCCAACTGTTAGATACGCGGCAGGGTATATAGCTTGCCCAAGCTCGTAAAGCGCAATCAAGATGCCCGCTTGGAGAATTCGCAGTGAAAAGACACCAGAggcctccatctcaaagTGTAATCTCTTAGCATTGTGATACAAAGTTTTAGCATCGAGCGTCCCCGTGGCGGAGCCAAGGTCGGGCTCGCAACAAAGCTGCATGCATATGATGAGCAGACTGAGTTCGCTTCGGCGTTGTGATAGGGGATTCAACATGTGCGCAAAGAATCCCCTTTTCGAGATGACAGGCATCCACCAGTGGATCGAGTCGAAGAAATGATAGGCGATGCTCCGGATGCGAGAAGAATCATTTTGGAATGGCGTCAGCTTTGCTGGAATCGAGAGATGGATCTGCGGCAGCTCAAGCTGTGCCTGCTGGAAAATGTGTGGTGCGATAAAGTACAACGCAGTGGCCGAAGTGGTGTTCTCTGAGGCTGTAGGGGATTCGAGGCTCACAAAGGGAGTACCAAAATGAGAGCCTTGGCCATCAGCTCGACTATCCGAGCTTGAAACATTCACACTGGAGCTTGAAACATTGTTTGGTGTAGCTGCAGCGGCCAATCGGCTTTCGGATCGAGTCTGTATCGGTCTCCGACGAGTCTGACGACTCCGACGACGCGAGAGGTAGACGCATTCGACCCCCTTTCGAGAGCACAGCTCACAGCTCGGCAACACGCGGTCACATCGCCGCTTGCCTTTTCTACAGGGCTCGCATGCAAGTTGAGAATAACTCACCGGCCCTTGACCcccagatggagatgccatgCTATGAGGCCACTCTGTATCATGTCCCCGTCAGATCAGCCGTATAACATGCGGATAAGTCTTCTTCGGATTGCCGCCGGCGTCATTGCGGGACTCACATGCTGAGGGATTATTAAACGTACGCAAGCCAGGATGTCTGGGTTTACAGTAGCTGAGTCCTGCGGTGGTCAGCTGCGTCGCAGTGATTTCCTCGTTTGACGACTGGACTTTCAACCAAAGTGTACGGTAGGATGCAGCAAGTTGCGGACATGCGGAAGTTCCGCATAGGCTACCCAGCAATGGATAGCTGTTGGTTACTGAATGGGGCTTCTCTGTCAGGTCTGGTAGCGCGCCATAAATGTCAGCGCTACTTGACGCGGGTCTCCAAGAAGGGACTGAGCCAAACTCTCGATATACCTACGATGGGATCTCTTTAGAAATTCTCTGCACatggtacatgtatttaaGGTTAACCATCTAGCATGGCGCTAGCATACGGCTATGCATGGCACAATGTGGCGTTGATGGCGAGCATCATGGTTTAGGATCTTGGTACCTGTTTgttatgtacatgtatcatgATGTCCGATTTTGGTATTTGGACAGACTATAAATTGAAAACACATCAATGCTAAAATACAATACTAAACAGCTGGCGCAGTGGCCCGCTTACGACTTCGCTTCCATGAGACAAGCATAAACAACATTGTCAGGACCATTCCGAATCCTGCCAAACTCACGGCAAAGTACAACGCTGCCCTGTATCCTCGAAGTAAATCACTCCCGTTACGGTTAAGATGAGTCTCAATGGTTCCTGCAAAACCCAGGCTTATAGAGATGGAATAGTTGATCGCCGTTGCAATGAGCGACGCCGCAAGGCCTTGGTGCTCGGGCGGCATCGAGTTACTCAACAGGATGCATCCTGCGGGAAACGACATGTCCCTAAATTATCAAGTTAGCGTTTCCCCTTCAAGTCATATTCAAGTTCCCTTGCAGGAGATTCGGGAATGTTTTTGCTCCACATACATGCCAAAAGGGTAGATGAGCGTCATTACAAAGGTCTGCGCCCAGTATGTCTGGTCCATGGGAAGTGTGGCTATCAGCGTGCTGCCAATAAGGAATCCGCTCATTGCCATGAACATGATTACGCTCGGCGATACACGGCTGAGCAAGTATGCCGTCGTGAGGCCTGCGACAACGCCCATGACTGGCGCCGCGGACCATTTCGCAATTGCCAGCAGCGGTGAATCGCCTTTGATGATTTCCATGATctggtagtagtagtagagTCCGATACCAAAGCTGGCCCATCCTGCCACAATGCAGCTCAGAGTCCAGCCAAGGTCGCCCGTGAAGATGGAAGTCGGCAGTAGCGGGAATTTCGCCTTGCGCTCCACGAATGCAAACACGCCGAGGGACAGAAATCCGATGATGAGAAGGATGTAAGTATATGGGTCTTGCCATCCGACAATCGGCGCCTGGTTCCACGAGAAGTTGATGAACAGGAGGCCGGTGATGCCAAAGAAGGCACCCGGGAGATCAATCTTGTCAACAAAGTCAAATCTGCGTCCCGTGTTCAAGGCACTGCTCGATCCCGCCGGGGGATCCAGCGCTCTTGGGATCACAAAAAAGCCTGCGACGGCAAGGGCCCAGCAGTAGACTGCCATGATCCAATAAGACCAAGGCCACCATGCCCGCTCTGCCAACAGCGCGATAAACACACCCGCGACATTGAAGCCAGCCGGCGCAGTCGCTCCAAAGAGACTAAAGACCAATTCTTTCCGCCGGCCTGGAGGATAAGTCCGCCCCAAGATGGCAACCGCATTCGGCAGCACCAGTCCAGTTCCAATGCCCTGAAATGCGCGGCAAACGATAAAAAACGTCGGTGTTGATGCATAGACGCCAAACCCAGCCAGCAGAGACCACAATCCGTACCATAAGAAGCCGGTGACGAAAAGCCGCCTGTGTCCATACAAATCGCCGAGCCGGCCAGCGACGAGAATGAGCGTTCCGCTGGTCAGAGAATAAGCGGCCGCAAACCAGCTCAGCTGTCCATCCTGCACATTCTCCCAGCTTTTGCCAATGATGTGCGCAggaatgatggagatggcgaggcccGTCTGCGCGAGGAACTGCGCCATGGACACGACAAAGAGGAAGCAGGCCTCGTGAAGCAGCGACTCGGGCCTCTTGGCCATTGAGTGCGTCGAGATGGCGCGCGAAATCCGGCGGTTGATTGCATTTTCGTcgttgtcgttgtcgtcggcctcggcctcgaccTCGAATTCAAGCTCGTCCCGGTTGCTGCCTTTGTCCGACCCCAGCGTCGACGTCAACGGAGGGCTCTCCAGCGGAATGTCTTCATGTTCCTTGTTGACGAGCGCCATCTTCGTGTTccgcgctgctggcgctcgGCGGAGTGAAGATGACGGACTGCAAGGTAGGCATGGCGGTTAATCAGCGAGGGCCCCTGGCTCTTATAGAGAACCCTCGGGCGATGTATAAGGAATTGGTAACGCCTGGCCGGGCCCGTTTCTTGGTGGAGCGGACCGCTTGGCCCTACGGCCGGTAGTTGGCCAGGACTACGGCCGCCATGCGGCAAAACGGGTTAATTTGGGCAGTGTCTCCGCCTGTGATTTGACAATTGGAGTTCATCTGGTGCTAGCATCTGCTGTTGTCCGGGTCGCGTCAGGGCCACCGCATGAACCCAGCTCGGGTTAGCCAGCCATGTACCGACGCCTTTTCGGCGCTTTGTACTTGCGCAAAACATCAACGATATCTTTGGTACGGGATACATTCATCCCACCTTCTGCATGTATCTCGATTAATCAGCCTTACTACCAGCAGATAGCCTATCAAACCGTATATTCGCTGGCAATTATAAATGCTCTGCCCCCGCAGTTGATTCCCTCAGCCGAATCTGGCATGCCGCAGCGAGCATGTGTATCCGGCGTGTATCCGAGTTGCTCGCTGCCAGTGGGCGTGGGGGCTGCGGATTCTTGAAGCGGACTCTTGATGCGGGTGCGGCATCCGCAGCGGACGTTTTCCATACCCAACTCGACTTCAACCCGTGTTAGTGACCTCGGCCACATCCAACATTGCCAATTTGATAATTACTATAAGGCTTCAAGATTATTAATCGTTGAGTGGCGATACAGTAGAGTGCGTAAGAGCGTAGGGACCAATGTAGACAAAGCCCCCTCGTATATGCTAGCCTGCAGCTCTACAAGCTTAATCAGACCTTATGAAGCTGCAACTAAAAGCTATTAGAATAGAATACTGCCGTTCAGAAATACTATCTCGTCCTCGACTCTCCTAAAGTTTTTCATATCATGCACTAAGAATTAGTAAAGCACTATCAATTTGACATTCGAAAGGCGCAGACCCCTGAGACTTACATGTGAGACTTCAACTTTTCGCTCTGTCCCACCAGAACGTAGCTTGTTCACTAGATCTTGTCAGCTTCAAGCCTGTTTGGTAGCATGGCAAATAGTTAGAATAGCTAGCTTCATAGTGTCACGGGCTTATACTCGGAAGAGTTGTACGTCCGCGAGCTAGGCGGCCTGATCATGTTGAGTATTCAGGGTTATGCTTTAAATGGAATACGCGGGCATGAGAAGTCCTGGTTGGCGTCTGAAACTATAAGAACAGGACTTGACAAAACTTTCCAGCAGTCTTGAGTCTAGCTGAGCTGACTTGCGCAGCTCCCCATAGCTGTGTTAATACTCGGGCAAAGAGTTGGTCTGCGACTAGAATTGACACCTttctccccttctttttgATAAATCATTATTGATTTCTTCTCGTCGA encodes:
- a CDS encoding uncharacterized protein (EggNog:ENOG41) translates to MASPSGGQGPVSYSQLACEPCRKGKRRCDRVLPSCELCSRKGVECVYLSRRRSRQTRRRPIQTRSESRLAAAATPNNVSSSSVNVSSSDSRADGQGSHFGTPFVSLESPTASENTTSATALYFIAPHIFQQAQLELPQIHLSIPAKLTPFQNDSSRIRSIAYHFFDSIHWWMPVISKRGFFAHMLNPLSQRRSELSLLIICMQLCCEPDLGSATGTLDAKTLYHNAKRLHFEMEASGVFSLRILQAGILIALYELGQAIYPAAYLTVGSCARYATAIGVDQLRDDDTSGGYGNSRTLSEVEERRRAWWIILFLDRFLNICKPGRSLATKTPTFDDLLPVDDKLWDDGTLKVSDFYTISQAFTLEMGMFSRFGQATYMLSQALDLVSPDNQQSAIERSQQMAQLRRTLFALMTVSNAEADARELRICAGFCPQLSICSSTIFLLQEYQWRVNSNNMSDVPNIVSATDTWEETLSSLDYIATTCQGFRDQMVDTTSVLVATPFLAHVSYQAALLLIRMGQGAPDSIAAEHISLFKDLLRDIATRWKMANVYLSILEAQEITTASEAMCGPRPLRYSHETNGNRGVTE
- a CDS encoding uncharacterized protein (EggNog:ENOG41~TransMembrane:14 (i76-102o114-132i144-164o170-193i205-229o235-256i284-301o313-331i351-371o383-407i414-433o439-464i476-496o516-538i)), translating into MALVNKEHEDIPLESPPLTSTLGSDKGSNRDELEFEVEAEADDNDNDENAINRRISRAISTHSMAKRPESLLHEACFLFVVSMAQFLAQTGLAISIIPAHIIGKSWENVQDGQLSWFAAAYSLTSGTLILVAGRLGDLYGHRRLFVTGFLWYGLWSLLAGFGVYASTPTFFIVCRAFQGIGTGLVLPNAVAILGRTYPPGRRKELVFSLFGATAPAGFNVAGVFIALLAERAWWPWSYWIMAVYCWALAVAGFFVIPRALDPPAGSSSALNTGRRFDFVDKIDLPGAFFGITGLLFINFSWNQAPIVGWQDPYTYILLIIGFLSLGVFAFVERKAKFPLLPTSIFTGDLGWTLSCIVAGWASFGIGLYYYYQIMEIIKGDSPLLAIAKWSAAPVMGVVAGLTTAYLLSRVSPSVIMFMAMSGFLIGSTLIATLPMDQTYWAQTFVMTLIYPFGMDMSFPAGCILLSNSMPPEHQGLAASLIATAINYSISISLGFAGTIETHLNRNGSDLLRGYRAALYFAVSLAGFGMVLTMLFMLVSWKRSRKRATAPAV